In Candidatus Contubernalis alkalaceticus, the genomic window AAGTAGAAAAAGGTGATACCAATAGATTTCTTTTTAACCATTTTTATTGTAGTCGTTATTTTGATATATTTTAGAAATAGAAATAAGCTGGAAAAAAGTCAAAAGGAAATTAAACAAGAAAAAATTTTAAATTATGCAGCCATTATATCTGCCGTTGTTCTGATAGGAGTTATTATCCTTTTTACCAACAGCGGTACCGGTGGATGGTCCATGCCTTTTAGTCAGGAGATTGGGGAAGAGGAAATAAACGGTTCGGCGGTGGAGTCAAGTTACAATCTTCAGGAGGAGCAGGCTGTGATTATGCTGATCAATCAGGAGAGGAGAAAGGCCGGGCTAGATGTTTTATCCCACCAGCCGGGTTTGAGGGAACTGGCCAGGTTTCAGGCTTTGGACCTTCTGGAATTGGATTATTATGACCATGTTTTGCCCAGTTATAGTGATTCCCTGGAGATGGTCAGTAATGCCGGCATGGCCCATTATACCAACGTGGCAGTAAACTTTGTCAAGAGCAGTAGTAATGCCGGGGATGTTCTAAATAGCATGATGAAAATACCTCATCAAAAGAGCAACCTGTTGGCGGAAAGTTTTACAGATCTGGGGGTGGGGGTTGTAGAAGTATATGACCGGGATGTTATCGTTCATCGTTTTTATATTATCATATTTGCGGGCATATAATCATTTGGTTGAAGCCTGTTAAAAATAGATGAGGTGACTTAAGTGATAACAAATAATAAGGTAAAACTGGTAGCCTTTGATGTGGATGGCACACTTACTGTTGAAAAGAGTGCCTGGGCTTATATACACAGGAAGCTGGGAATTTGGGAGGATGTGGGGGAAAAGTATCTGAATCAGTTTCGTGCAGGAGAAATAACTTACGCTGAGTTTGCCCGGTTGGACGCTTTGAGGTGGAAGGGGATTTCCTGGGATAGATTGATTAATATTTTAGAAGAGATATCTGTGATGGAAAAAGCCAAAGAAGCGGTGGAAAAGATAAAACAGAACCATGTTGAGGTGGCCCTTATCTCCAGTGGATTACTTCCCCTGGTAGAAAGGGTTGCTCATGAATTAGAGATAAAGCATTTTACAGGCAATGAGCTGGTGGTAGAGGAAGGGATACTCACCGGTGAGGCGAAAGTAAATGTTTCCCTGGATGTATGGGAACTATCCAAGGGAGCATATTTAAACCGATTGACCAGCAGTTTAAATATTTCCCCTGTTGAAGTCGCTGCGGTAGGTGATGGCCTGGGGGATTTGGACATGTTTAAGGCAGCGGGGGTTCCCCTGCTGGTAAATTGCTGCCTTGAGGAGAGAGAAATCATTCTAAGGGAAGTAACTGGTGTTTTAGATGTCCAATGCATCACTGGAGTTCCTGAGGCATTAGGGTTTGAGTAATATTTAAATTAAGAGAGAATTAATTCTAGATTCTTAAGTTGGTTCCTATAAAGATCAGGGGGAGATGGATGAAAAATATTGTTTTGATTGGTATGCCTGGTGCAGGGAAAAGCACCCTGGGTGTGCTTTTGGCTAAGGCGCTGGGAAGGCCTTTTGTGGATACCGATCTTCTCATACAAAAAAGAGAAGGAAAATTGCTGCAGAGTATTATAGATCAAAAGGGAATTCAATATTTCCTTACGATAGAGGAGGAAGTTATTTTAGAATTAGAAATAAACAATTATGTTGTAGCCACCGGAGGAAGCGTAGTTTACAGTCAAAAGGCTGTGAATTGGTTGAAAAAGTATGGAGTAGTATTATACTTGAGCCTACCCTTTGAAGAGATCAGAAAAAGAGTTCAAAACATAAAGACCCGGGGCGTTGCTATGGAAAAAGGGCAGAGTTTAGAGGCACTTTTTATGAAGAGGGTTCCTTTGTATGAACAGTATGCGGATATTACCATTGATTGTGTCGGTTTAACCATGGAGCAGGTGGTAGAACTGATGGTCACAGAATTTAATTAAAGCGAGTTTTGAACAAATAGCTCATAAAAGAGA contains:
- a CDS encoding HAD-IB family phosphatase produces the protein MITNNKVKLVAFDVDGTLTVEKSAWAYIHRKLGIWEDVGEKYLNQFRAGEITYAEFARLDALRWKGISWDRLINILEEISVMEKAKEAVEKIKQNHVEVALISSGLLPLVERVAHELEIKHFTGNELVVEEGILTGEAKVNVSLDVWELSKGAYLNRLTSSLNISPVEVAAVGDGLGDLDMFKAAGVPLLVNCCLEEREIILREVTGVLDVQCITGVPEALGFE
- a CDS encoding shikimate kinase, translated to MKNIVLIGMPGAGKSTLGVLLAKALGRPFVDTDLLIQKREGKLLQSIIDQKGIQYFLTIEEEVILELEINNYVVATGGSVVYSQKAVNWLKKYGVVLYLSLPFEEIRKRVQNIKTRGVAMEKGQSLEALFMKRVPLYEQYADITIDCVGLTMEQVVELMVTEFN
- a CDS encoding CAP domain-containing protein; amino-acid sequence: MIPIDFFLTIFIVVVILIYFRNRNKLEKSQKEIKQEKILNYAAIISAVVLIGVIILFTNSGTGGWSMPFSQEIGEEEINGSAVESSYNLQEEQAVIMLINQERRKAGLDVLSHQPGLRELARFQALDLLELDYYDHVLPSYSDSLEMVSNAGMAHYTNVAVNFVKSSSNAGDVLNSMMKIPHQKSNLLAESFTDLGVGVVEVYDRDVIVHRFYIIIFAGI